One Nocardia farcinica genomic region harbors:
- a CDS encoding D-isomer specific 2-hydroxyacid dehydrogenase family protein, whose product MLEKAISDGGAKLVDLDAARALIWVGSAAEFPQRLPETVEWVQLPAAGVEDWFALGVFDRHPGVRFTSAAGAFAASVAEHTLALLLAGVRYLPEHLRATSWRQQDFFPHVGTLRGKTVTIVGAGGIGRALIPMLVPLGAHIIAVNRSGRPVTGPGIPDTIETVPAEHLAKVWPRTDHVVVAAPATADTRHLIDADVLARLRPSSWLVNVARGSLVDTDALVTALTDGTIAGAALDVTDPEPLPDGHPLWSLPNAMITPHDSNPPQLRFAAFADHVAENVTRFVAGTPLLAPIDTDRGY is encoded by the coding sequence ATGCTGGAGAAGGCGATCAGCGACGGCGGGGCGAAACTCGTCGACCTCGACGCGGCCCGCGCCCTGATCTGGGTGGGCTCGGCCGCGGAGTTCCCGCAGCGGCTGCCCGAGACCGTCGAGTGGGTGCAGTTGCCCGCCGCCGGCGTGGAGGACTGGTTCGCCCTCGGCGTCTTCGACCGGCACCCCGGCGTCCGGTTCACCTCCGCGGCAGGCGCGTTCGCCGCCAGCGTCGCCGAGCACACGCTGGCGCTGCTGTTGGCCGGCGTGCGCTACCTGCCCGAGCATCTGCGCGCCACCAGCTGGCGGCAGCAGGACTTCTTCCCGCACGTCGGCACGCTGCGCGGCAAGACCGTCACGATCGTCGGCGCGGGCGGTATCGGCCGCGCGCTCATCCCGATGCTGGTGCCGCTCGGCGCGCACATCATCGCGGTCAACCGCTCGGGCCGCCCCGTGACCGGCCCCGGCATCCCCGACACGATCGAGACCGTTCCCGCCGAACACCTGGCGAAGGTCTGGCCGCGCACCGATCACGTGGTGGTGGCCGCCCCCGCCACCGCCGACACCCGGCATCTGATCGACGCCGACGTGCTGGCCCGGCTGCGGCCCTCCTCGTGGCTGGTCAACGTCGCCCGCGGCTCCCTCGTCGACACCGATGCCCTGGTCACCGCCCTGACCGACGGCACCATCGCCGGCGCGGCCCTCGACGTGACCGACCCCGAGCCGCTGCCCGACGGCCATCCGCTGTGGTCCCTGCCCAACGCGATGATCACCCCCCACGATTCCAACCCACCGCAACTGCGCTTCGCCGCGTTCGCCGATCACGTGGCCGAGAACGTGACCCGCTTCGTCGCGGGCACTCCCCTGCTGGCCCCCATCGACACCGACCGGGGCTACTGA
- a CDS encoding RecQ family ATP-dependent DNA helicase, translating into MGRVTTASGPAAIDLTAPDLRERAEELLRELAGGHARLREDQWTAIEALVVRRQRALVVQRTGWGKSAVYFIAAKLLRRAGRGPTVIVSPLLALMRNQVAAAERAGVVAATINSGNVTEWDEIHDRVAAGEIDVLLVSPERLNNPDFRDQVLPKLAADAGLVVVDEAHCVSDWGHDFRPDYRRIRTLIADLGSDVPVLATTATANDRVVTDVATQIGTDTLVLRGSLDRESLHLSVVAFDGAVERTAWLAARLRELPGSGIIYTLTVAAAHDLADVLATHGHQVAAYTGQTDPAEREALENALLRNEVKALVATSALGMGFDKPDLGFVVHVGAPSSPIAYYQQVGRAGRGTERAEVVLLPGPEDTRIWAYFASVAFPREHIVRGVLDALDADRPLSTAALEPMVELNRSRLDMVLKVLDVDGAVRRVRGGWVGTGQPWEYDTERYERLAAAREVEQQAMLDYQRTTDCRMNFLRRQLDDPSLGADAPGCGRCDNCTGARPDRSVDAEAVAATRARLDRPGIDLAPRKQWPTGMAKLGVPLSGKITAGAETGRVVGRLTDLGWGQRLRALLDGPDGPVPDAVFDACIAVLREWDWAARPTSVLALESARHPVLTASLAARLAEVGRLRDLGTLATRPDRPPVSAANSAHRVAGLHDSWLIPDLTGVDGPILLVDALTDTGWTFTVAAHALRTAGAAAVLPFALASVT; encoded by the coding sequence ATGGGACGCGTGACTACCGCGAGCGGACCTGCTGCGATCGACCTCACCGCCCCCGACCTGCGAGAGCGGGCCGAGGAACTGCTGCGCGAGCTGGCGGGCGGCCATGCGCGGCTTCGCGAGGACCAGTGGACCGCCATCGAGGCGCTGGTGGTGCGCCGGCAGCGCGCGCTGGTGGTGCAGCGCACCGGCTGGGGCAAGTCGGCGGTGTATTTCATCGCCGCCAAATTGCTGCGCCGGGCCGGGCGCGGGCCGACGGTGATCGTGTCCCCGCTGCTGGCACTGATGCGCAACCAGGTGGCGGCCGCCGAGCGGGCGGGGGTCGTGGCCGCGACGATCAACTCCGGCAACGTCACCGAGTGGGACGAGATCCACGACCGGGTGGCCGCGGGCGAGATCGATGTGCTGCTGGTCAGCCCGGAGCGGCTGAACAACCCCGACTTCCGCGATCAGGTGCTGCCGAAGCTCGCGGCCGACGCGGGACTGGTCGTCGTCGACGAGGCGCACTGCGTCTCGGACTGGGGCCACGACTTCCGCCCCGACTACCGCCGCATCCGCACCCTGATCGCCGATCTCGGCTCCGACGTGCCGGTCCTGGCCACCACCGCCACCGCCAACGACCGGGTGGTCACCGACGTCGCCACCCAGATCGGCACCGACACCCTGGTGCTGCGCGGCAGCCTCGACCGCGAGTCGCTGCACCTGTCGGTGGTGGCGTTCGACGGCGCGGTCGAACGCACCGCGTGGCTCGCCGCGCGGCTGCGCGAACTGCCCGGCTCGGGCATCATCTACACCCTCACCGTGGCCGCCGCCCACGATCTGGCCGACGTGCTGGCCACGCACGGGCACCAGGTCGCCGCCTACACCGGGCAGACCGATCCGGCCGAGCGCGAGGCGCTGGAGAACGCGTTGCTGCGCAACGAGGTCAAGGCCCTGGTGGCGACGTCGGCGCTGGGCATGGGGTTCGACAAGCCGGACCTGGGTTTCGTCGTGCACGTCGGCGCGCCCTCCTCCCCCATCGCGTACTACCAGCAGGTGGGCCGTGCCGGTCGCGGCACCGAGCGGGCCGAGGTCGTGCTCCTGCCCGGACCGGAGGACACCCGGATCTGGGCCTATTTCGCCTCGGTGGCGTTCCCCCGCGAGCACATCGTGCGCGGGGTGCTCGACGCCCTCGATGCCGACCGGCCGCTCTCCACGGCGGCGTTGGAGCCGATGGTCGAGCTGAACCGGTCACGACTGGACATGGTGCTCAAGGTGCTCGACGTGGACGGCGCCGTGCGGCGGGTCCGCGGCGGCTGGGTGGGCACCGGCCAACCCTGGGAATACGACACCGAGCGCTACGAACGGCTGGCCGCCGCCCGCGAGGTGGAGCAACAGGCCATGCTGGACTACCAGCGCACCACCGACTGCCGGATGAACTTCCTGCGCCGGCAACTCGACGACCCCAGCCTCGGCGCGGACGCACCCGGCTGCGGGCGCTGCGACAACTGCACCGGCGCGCGCCCCGACCGGTCGGTGGACGCCGAGGCCGTCGCCGCCACCCGCGCCCGGCTCGACCGTCCCGGCATCGACCTGGCCCCGCGCAAGCAGTGGCCGACCGGCATGGCGAAACTCGGAGTTCCCTTGTCCGGCAAGATCACCGCCGGCGCCGAGACGGGACGCGTCGTCGGGCGGCTGACCGATCTCGGGTGGGGGCAGAGGCTGCGCGCGTTGCTCGACGGGCCCGACGGTCCGGTGCCCGACGCCGTGTTCGATGCCTGCATCGCCGTCCTGCGGGAATGGGATTGGGCGGCGCGGCCCACCTCGGTACTGGCACTGGAATCCGCCAGGCACCCGGTGCTCACCGCGAGCCTGGCCGCCCGGCTGGCCGAGGTCGGCAGGCTCCGCGATCTCGGCACCCTCGCCACCCGGCCGGACCGGCCGCCGGTCTCGGCCGCGAATTCGGCGCACCGGGTGGCCGGGCTCCACGACTCCTGGCTGATTCCCGACCTCACCGGCGTCGACGGCCCGATCCTGCTGGTGGACGCACTCACCGACACCGGCTGGACGTTCACCGTCGCGGCGCACGCCCTGCGCACGGCGGGCGCCGCCGCGGTCCTGCCGTTCGCGCTGGCGAGCGTGACGTGA
- the ligD gene encoding non-homologous end-joining DNA ligase, protein MVTRVASKSSSPAVELDVGPRRVRVTNPDRVYFPETGATKLDLVQYYLSVGDGIVNALRERPCMLHRFPKGLAGDKVHQKRLPAGAPDWVSTVRVYFPRYGRHADELCVRELAEVIWAVQMSTVEFHPWNSRSADTERPDEWRIDLDPMPDCPWSRVQRVAGVVQEVLGELGAVGWPKTSGGKGLHVYVRIAPQWSFTELRRAALAFAKEVERRAPDDVTTTWWRRDRDPKLLFVDYNQNARDHTIAAAYSVRGVPQATVSTPVRWSEIPDVDPRDFTMKTVPARYADLGDLHAGIDDAVFLIDELLEWADRDRIEADPPTDRE, encoded by the coding sequence ATGGTCACAAGGGTGGCCAGCAAGTCGTCGAGCCCGGCCGTCGAGTTGGATGTCGGCCCCCGCCGGGTGCGCGTGACGAACCCGGACCGGGTCTACTTTCCGGAAACCGGGGCGACCAAGCTCGACTTGGTGCAGTACTACCTGAGCGTCGGCGACGGAATCGTCAACGCACTGCGGGAACGTCCCTGCATGCTGCACCGGTTCCCGAAAGGACTGGCCGGGGACAAGGTGCACCAGAAGCGCCTGCCGGCCGGGGCGCCGGACTGGGTCTCCACGGTTCGGGTCTACTTCCCCCGCTACGGCCGCCACGCCGACGAGCTGTGCGTGCGCGAACTCGCCGAGGTGATCTGGGCCGTGCAGATGTCGACCGTGGAGTTCCACCCGTGGAACTCCCGCAGCGCCGACACCGAACGCCCGGACGAGTGGCGCATCGATCTCGACCCGATGCCGGATTGCCCTTGGTCGCGCGTCCAGCGAGTGGCGGGGGTGGTGCAGGAGGTACTCGGCGAGCTGGGCGCGGTGGGCTGGCCGAAGACCTCCGGCGGCAAGGGCCTGCACGTCTACGTGCGCATCGCACCGCAGTGGAGCTTCACCGAATTGCGCCGCGCCGCCCTGGCATTCGCCAAGGAGGTGGAGCGCCGCGCGCCGGACGACGTGACCACCACCTGGTGGCGGCGCGACCGCGACCCGAAGTTGTTGTTCGTCGATTACAACCAGAACGCCCGCGATCACACCATCGCCGCCGCCTACTCGGTGCGCGGGGTGCCGCAGGCGACGGTGTCGACCCCCGTACGCTGGTCGGAGATCCCCGACGTGGATCCGCGCGACTTCACCATGAAGACCGTCCCGGCGCGCTACGCCGACCTCGGCGACCTGCACGCCGGGATCGACGATGCCGTGTTCCTGATCGACGAACTGCTCGAGTGGGCCGACCGGGACCGGATCGAGGCGGACCCGCCGACGGATCGGGAATAG